One window of the Cryptomeria japonica chromosome 7, Sugi_1.0, whole genome shotgun sequence genome contains the following:
- the LOC131046511 gene encoding uncharacterized protein LOC131046511 codes for MSSKRKKQATIGEMYRWTREKDSGTSGNLVLNEQYHNKDLRETYKEIFGSSFEDDSNEEIFQSGEGDSINVEIGEGSNINQGKEKVKRKFRMEWLEKFVWLNYLKHDGKIVMKCKYCEKYKLPGPWGIGSGCINLQRDALVTHEKSVIHKDAQTRWINASEKKIKSIPDHILEVEDVNRERVITTLKTTYFVCQEDLSLSKYEKICKFLMDLRTPNMPKYQDYSAYTNHKGANDFPFCISKYLEQIQTDEMLKSPFFSIMIDESTDRSLEKHLVVYAIYLTLEGHGAPISMFMKMMSVSDGKGKTIYDTINQLMNDRGLSLTKLIVVSTDGASAMVGRENGFVSLMKQNIPNLISIHCIAHRESLAVADASKKIPELLFVEKIANKVHSWIQNSPKRNNELNELLRVMEIDVLNVLQIHTIRWLSRGEVIIRLVKLMPAILTLWKKDKKCSTLYEKTRIYSVQFCLHILADVLGELDKLNKIFQEENVDITVIGLALDEAIGNLYRWFLRKGTFAEGTTYLSKFLIDSQFGCIEVKEDGVTDKHEFLYIPIPIEGFQSGDLGKHSMQPRIEGTKQSCQRLTEGYIQSLIDSLNERFPDLPLFNAAKLFSPSYYPLDHQTRDNVSERWLDKLLQHLQHTTNNVSIFDVNGCKRELNSFVGSLHSSCEGFKMKDAWSVFRNTEYWHRSYPHMMKLWQVVLTILASTVDCERGFSKQNIIKDVRKSKLALDTLDALMRVSLNRSEINDVNWNEVYHIWKNTKSRRVLDL; via the coding sequence ATGTCttcaaagagaaagaaacaagCTACCATTGGAGAAATGTATAGGTGGACCAGAGAGAAGGATTCTGGAACTTCTGGTAATTTAGTGTTAAATGAACAATATCATAATAAGGATCTGAGAGAAACTTATAAGGAAATTTTTGGGTCTTCTTTTGAGGATGATTCAAATGAAGAAATATTTCAATCTGGGGAAGGGGATAGTATTAATGTTGAAATTGGGGAGGGATCAAATATTAATCAagggaaggaaaaagtaaaaagaaaatttcGAATGGAATGGCTAGAGAAATTTGTGTGGTTAAACTATTTGAAGCATGATGGTAAGATAGTAATGAAATGCAAATATTGTGAGAAATataagttgccaggaccatggggGATAGGGAGTGGATGTATTAATTTACAACGTGATGCTCTTGTCACTCATGAAAAATCTGTGATACATAAAGATGCTCAAACAAGATGGATTAATGCGTCAGAAAAAAAGATAAAGTCTATTCCTGATCATATTTTAGAGGTTGAAGATGTCAATAGGGAAAGAGTAATTACCACATTGAAAACAACCTATTTTGTTTGTCAGGAAGATTTATCTTTATCTAAGTATGAGAAGATATGTAAATTTCTCATGGATTTAAGAACTCCTAATATGCCAAAATATCAAGACTATTCAGCTTACACAAATCATAAGGGTGCAAATGATTTTCCTTTTTGCATATCAAAATATCTTGAGCAAATTCAAACAGATGAGATGCTGAAAAGTCCTTTTTTTTCAATAATGATTGATGAAAGTACTGATCGAAGCTTAGAGAAACATCTTGTTGTTTATGCAATATATTTGACATTAGAGGGTCATGGGGCACCTATATCTATGTTTATGAAAATGATGTCTGTGTCAGATGGAAAAGGGAAAACCATATATGATACTATCAATCAATTGATGAATGATAGAGGTCTTTCACTAACAAAACTAATAGTTGTCTCAACAGATGGTGCTTCTGCAATGGTTGGGCGTGAAAATGGGTTTGTTTCTCTTATGAAACAAAATATTCCAAATCTTATTTCAATCCATTGCATAGCTCATCGTGAGTCACTAGCAGTAGCAGATGCTTCTAAAAAGATACCTGAATTATTATTTGTTGAAAAAATAGCAAATAAAGTGCATTCATGGATCCAAAATTCACCAAAGAGAAATAATGAGTTGAATGAATTACTTAGAGTTATGGAAattgatgttttgaatgttttgcaaaTCCACACAATCAGATGGTTATCCAGAGGAGAAGTCATAATAAGGCTTGTGAAGCTTATGCCAGCCATTTTAACTTTGTGGAAAAAAGATAAGAAGTGTTCAACATTATATGAAAAGACAAGGATTTATTCTGTTCAATTTTGTTTGCATATTCTTGCTGATGTTTTGGGTGAACTAGATAAATTGAATAAGATTTTTCAAGAAGAAAATGTAGACATTACTGTTATTGGTTTGGCTCTTGATGAAGCAATAGGAAATTTATATAGATGGTTTTTGAGGAAAGGTACATTTGCAGAAGGTACAACTTATCTTTCAAAATTCTTGATTGATTCTCAATTTGGGTGTATTGAAGTCAAAGAAGATGGTGTCACTGATAAACATGAATTTCTATACATCCCTATTCCAATTGAGGGATTTCAGTCTGGTGATTTAGGGAAGCATTCCATGCAACCTCGTATTGAAGGAACAAAACAAAGTTGTCAACGCTTGACAGAAGGCTATATCCAATCTCTCATTGATTCTTTAAATGAAAGATTTCCAGATCTTCCTCTATTTAATGCAGCAAAACTTTTCAGCCCTTCTTATTATCCATTAGATCATCAAACTCGAGATAATGTCTCAGAGCGTTGGCTTGATAAGCTTCTCCAACATTTACAACACACTACAAATAATGTATCCATATTTGATGTGAATGGTTGCAAAAGAGAGTTAAACTCTTTTGTTGGCTCATTGCATTCAAGTTGTGAGGGTTTTAAGATGAAAGATGCATGGAGTGTCTTTCGTAACACAGAATATTGGCATAGAAGCTATCCTCATATGATGAAGTTATGGCAAGTTGTTCTTACTATTCTTGCAAGTACTGTTGATTGTGAAAGAGGGTTTTCAAAACAAAACATCATCAAAGATGTTAGAAAGTCAAAGCTAGCTTTGGATACATTGGATGCATTAATGAGGGTATCCTTAAATAGGTCTGAAATAAATGATGTAAATTGGAATGAAGTATATCATATATGGAAGAATACAAAGTCAAGAAGAGTTCTTGACCTTTGA
- the LOC131046510 gene encoding disease resistance protein RPV1 codes for MASTSASGSKGKEKVMDAFDELAPSPHIPASIPMKRPSYHVFINHHGQDVKSTVASVLYGMLTERQLSVFLDKPELEYGDYFPQTIQAAMSSALVHIAIFSQRYAESTWCLAELSFMLKTGATVILVFYHVDPSDLRRVDQGKYVNAFQKHKQEGRYSLEKLEAWKKALHQVSFYTGQKIEAEEDENRQLKDTVDIVLKKINEPLKVADHPVGMKEIVEDFERSSTHSDEGVQIIGIWGMGGAGKTTLAKELYNRRSSSIGRSSFVYSVRDASDNGLLYHVDQFDALLPEKDRLATGSLIIITTREYDVLKSWGITSVLVRQLLEACHGLPLALKVIGAQVFGEYSKECWESLLDKITRILPIDIQRILKISYDTLDDEEKEMFLDAACFFIDENCTLLIEKSISIQGIKASSIQIMWGDYMKEEERLPETVGKTGKDDESRVSCMDGKLMVKTNGGIWQLSPSLVGLKYLITSGNSFCEVMVEVSRELVWLRWFQIGQRNLPSGLSLKNLRVLELYEKNDMFFKKAEHHLEKLWGETEGEAPVQLRELIISHCRNFQGFPKSIGHLKHLKKIVIIASWNVRSLPNEFCLLQSLEHLVFHCPLLSLPNNFGNPSNLRYLNLADCSFERLPVSLKNLMLLEYLNLEFCSLLEFTSEDLNFMENMTKLEFLSLSGCEELEDLPRHITTQASLRELYFSDTSLRELPNNIGQLSKMRKMDVTVMSTSLPTSFGGLSSLTQLAIKSCPKLERLPDSFGGLPSLTILSIEDCSKLEGLPDSFGDLSSLTNLDIKRCPQLEILPESIGQLNNPLKLSICSCPISELNFGTASLTFGPSKVKDIQLIETKVCMISFSEDCCPHLKSLSISDNHHLKEIEALPRNLESITLKDCEMLKNIPSFAQLTSLRKFQLFGCYGIEKIEGIENCTGLTELRVDTCWEVPGIESLEHMQNLKELEFRANKGSVIERCIQTIQKWPDETITIFTRALPQAASVLVSLVSPNLVSQYNVLIIKLSQQRSFASGRRTAEKRTRWSKVLVKSAGNSFCACRPSEWNRLSSP; via the exons ATGGCGTCTACTTCTGCAAGCGGGAGTAAAGGAAAGGAGAAGGTTATGGACGCTTTTGATGAGCTAGCACCATCTCCACATATCCCTGCCTCAATACCCATGAAAAGACCTTCCTACCATGTTTTCATCAATCATCATGGACAAGACGTCAAATCCACCGTAGCTAGCGTTCTCTATGGCATGCTCACCGAAAGGCAACTCTCAGTTTTTTTGGATAAACCAGAGTTGGAATATGGTGATTACTTTCCCCAAACAATACAAGCAGCAATGAGCAGTGCTCTGGTGCATATAGCTATTTTTTCCCAGAGGTATGCAGAATCAACCTGGTGTTTGGCAGAGTTGTCGTTTATGCTGAAAACTGGCGCTACAGTTATTCTTGTGTTCTACCATGTAGATCCTAGTGATCTCAGACGGGTAGATCAAGGAAAGTATGTTAATGCCTTTCAGAAGCATAAACAGGAGGGCAGATACAGCCTAGAAAAACTTGAGGCGTGGAAGAAGGCACTCCACCAAGTCTCATTTTACACCGGCCAAAAAATTGAAGCTGAAGA AGATGAGAATAGGCAGCTGAAGGATACTGTGGATAttgtattgaaaaaaataaatgagcCATTAAAGGTTGCAGACCATCCAGTAGGTATGAAAGAAATAGTGGAAGACTTTGAGAGGAGTTCAACCCATTCTGATGAGGGTGTACAGATTATTGGAATTTGGGGCATGGGTGGTGCTGGCAAGACCACTCTTGCAAAAGAGTTATATAACAGAAGATCGTCTTCAATTGGAAGGTCCAGTTTTGTGTATAGTGTTCGAGATGCTTCAGACAACGGCTTATTGT ATCATGTCGACCAATTCGATGCTTTATTGCCTGAAAAAGACAGACTTGCAACAGGTAGTCTCATCATTATTACCACAAGGGAATATGATGTCCTTAAATCTTGGGGCATCACTTCT GTGCTTGTTAGACAGTTATTAGAGGCTTGTCATGGATTACCTCTAGCTCTTAAAGTAATTGGAGCACAAGTCTTTGGAGAGTATAGTAAAGAATGTTGGGAGTCTTTGTTGGATAAGATTACAAGGATTTTGCCTATTGATATCCAAAGAATACTCAAAATAAGTTATGACACTcttgatgatgaagaaaaagagatGTTTCTTGATGCTGCATGTTTCTTTATTGACGAAAACTGCACTTTGCTCATTGAA aaAAGTATTAGCATTCAAGGAATAAAGGCGAGCTCAATTCAAATAATGTGGGGCGATTACATG AAAGAAGAGGAGCGCTTGCCAGAGACGGTAGGAAAAACTGGCAAGGATGACGAGTCTCGTGTTAGCTGCATGGACGGGAAACTAATGGTCAAGACAAATGGAGGAATTTGGCAGCTCTCACCCTCTTTAGTTGGACTTAAATATTTAATAACTAGTGGAAATTCTTTTTGTGAAGTAATGGTTGAAGTATCAAGAGAGCTGGTCTGGCTTCGCTGGTTCCAAATCGGGCAGCGAAATCTTCCTTCTGGGCTTTCATTGAAAAACTTGAGGGTTTTAGAACTATATgaaaaaaatgatatgttttttaAGAAAGCGGAACATCACTTAGAAAAACTGTGGGGAGAGACTGAGGGCGAG GCCCCTGTGCAGTTAAGGGAGTTGATTATTTCTCATTGCCGAAACTTTCAAGGTTTTCCAAAATCTATAGGGCATCTCAAACATTTGAAAAAGATAGTAATCATTGCAAGCTGGAATGTTAGGAGTCTGCCAAATGAGTTTTGCCTTCTGCAATCGCTGGAACACCTGGTTTTCCATTGCCCATTGCTATCACTACCCAACAATTTCGGCAATCCGAGCAATCTGCGGTATCTAAATTTGGCCGATTGTAGCTTTGAGAGATTGCCCGTTTCTTTGAAAAACCTGATGCTCCTGGAATATCTAAATTTAGAGTTCTGTTCATTACTCGAATTCACGTCAGAGGACTTGAACTTTATGGAAAATATGACGAAGCTCGAGTTTTTGAGTCTTTCCGGGTGCGAGGAATTGGAGGACTTGCCTCGTCACATAACAACTCAGGCATCTTTGAGAGAGCTCTATTTCAGCGATACCAGTTTAAGGGAGCTACCAAATAACATCGGTCAACTCAGCAAGATGAGAAAGATGGACGTTACAGTGATGTCGACAAGCTTGCCGACCTCTTTTGGAGGTTTGTCTTCCTTGACGCAACTTGCAATTAAATCTTGTCCTAAGCTGGAGCGTCTACCTGACTCTTTTGGAGGTCTTCCTTCCTTAACAATTCTTTCAATTGAAGATTGTTCTAAGCTGGAGGGTCTACCCGACTCTTTTGGAGATCTGTCTTCCCTGACGAATCTTGATATTAAGCGGTGTCCTCAGCTGGAAATTCTACCAGAATCAATTGGTCAACTGAATAATCCTCTGAAGCTGTCGATATGCAGTTGTCCAATTAGCGAATTGAATTTTGGGACGGCATCATTAACTTTTGGACCGAGCAAAGTGAAGGATATACAACTAATTGAAACAAAAGTGTGCATGATTTCATTTTCTGAAGACTGTTGTCCCCACTTGAAGAGTCTTTCTATTTCTGACAATCATCATTTAAAGGAGATCGAAGCTCTGCCGAGGAATCTCGAGTCAATAACTTTGAAAGACTGTGAAATGCTGAAGAACATTCCAAGTTTCGCACAATTAACTTCTCTCAGAAAATTTCAGTTATTTGGCTGCTACGGGATTGAGAAAATCGAAGGTATAGAAAATTGCACAGGATTGACAGAGCTGAGAGTTGACACGTGCTGGGAGGTGCCGGGTATAGAAAGCTTGGAACACATGCAGAATTTGAAGGAGCTGGAATTCCGGGCAAACAAGGGATCAGTTATTGAACGTTGTATTCAAACGATACAG AAATGGCCAGATGAAACAATAACAATATTTACGCGGGCACTCCCTCAGGCGGCCTCAGTTTTAGTCTCTTTAGTGTCTCCGAACCTG GTATCTCAATACAACGTTCTCATCATAAAGCTTTCACAGCAGAGGAGTTTCGCATCGGGTAGGAGAACGGCGGAGAAGAGGACAAGGTGGAGCAAG GTTTTGGTGAAATCAGCTGGAAATTCGTTCTGTGCATGTCGTCCTTCTGAATGGAACCGGCTATCATCGCCGTAA